The following are encoded together in the Primulina tabacum isolate GXHZ01 chromosome 18, ASM2559414v2, whole genome shotgun sequence genome:
- the LOC142533268 gene encoding uncharacterized protein LOC142533268, with amino-acid sequence MLTSKMLKSIICTFLLATTIASSARILDEAITQVPLPDEEPDTSDPTPNNPHVGTHFNFTQPSGQFPATLPPNPSAPVVAPEPDISNTQTPPISNMSPQHVTGKVTTPATTTTTGGAATSTASGSTTAYHHTLSLFMHDILGGSHPSGREMTGIVANSNANNLPFSKPNNQIFPINSGVPLNTINGFINNNFPSLIGLNGSPTNTLLQNNGNNNIINGGNNQALITAGQLPAGVTLQQLKDMQPFMRLFLMRISIQLMSWKQLHISLFILLHRGFYLPFILFLFPACSSYVFP; translated from the coding sequence ATGCTCACCTCTAAAATGCTCAAATCGATCATCTGCACATTCTTGCTAGCCACAACCATAGCTAGCTCAGCAAGAATTCTTGATGAAGCAATCACACAAGTTCCACTCCCAGACGAAGAACCGGATACTTCTGATCCTACTCCAAATAACCCTCATGTTGGCACCCACTTTAATTTTACTCAGCCAAGCGGACAGTTTCCAGCCACTCTGCCACCGAATCCTTCAGCACCCGTCGTAGCACCCGAGCCTGATATTTCCAACACTCAAACTCCGCCAATAAGCAACATGTCACCGCAACATGTCACCGGTAAGGTAACCACTCCTGCCACCACGACGACCACTGGAGGAGCTGCCACCAGTACAGCCTCCGGTTCCACTACTGCATACCACCATACACTGTCCTTGTTCATGCATGACATCCTAGGTGGCTCACACCCTTCAGGCCGAGAAATGACTGGGATTGTCGCCAATTCCAATGCTAACAACCTCCCATTCTCAAAGCCGAACAATCAGATCTTCCCCATCAATAGTGGTGTGCCGCTAAACACCATCAATGGGTTCATCAACAACAACTTCCCCTCCCTAATTGGTCTAAACGGCTCCCCTACTAACACTCTCCTCCAAAATAATGGCAACAATAACATCATAAATGGTGGAAACAACCAGGCCTTAATCACAGCTGGGCAGTTGCCCGCTGGCGTAACCCTCCAACAGCTAAAGGATATGCAACCATTCATGAGACTCTTCCTCATGAGGATTAGCATACAACTGATGAGCTGGAAACAATTACACATTTCGCTCTTTATCTTACTCCATAGAGGGTTCTACCTTCCTTTTatcctttttctttttcctgcgtGCTCTTCATATGTTTTTCCGTAG